DNA sequence from the Salifodinibacter halophilus genome:
GCGTGGCCAAGGTGTCGATGGTCGGCGTCGGCATGCGTTCGCACGCCAACGTAGCGTCGCGCATGTTCAAGGCGCTCGCGCGCGAGAACATCAACCTGCGCATGATTTCGACGACCGAGATCAAGATATCCATCGTGGTCGAAACCAAGTACGTCGAACTAGCGGTGCGCGCGTTGCACCACGAATTCGAACTTGACCAACCGCCCCAGCAGGTCGACAGTGAATTGACGCCTGCCGGCGAGCAAGATTGACATGCTCGTATTGTCCGCGGAACCGGGCGAAACGGTCGATATCGGCGACGAAATCCGCGTGCGCGTGATCGCCACCGAGGCCGGGCGAGTTCGCCTCGGCGTCGAGGCTCCCGCCGAATTGGAGTCGCGCGTTGTACAGGGTGGGCCGAGCGAAAACCCAAAATCCTCGTCGACCACGGGCGAATAAGGTTTACGTTGCGCGGGTACGCCGGTACCATTTGTCAGCATCGGAGAGGTGGCCGAGTGGTCGAAGGCGCTCCCCTGCTAAGGGAGTAAGGGGTTTGTAGCCCCTTCGAGGGTTCGAATCCCTCCCTCTCCGCCAATAAAAGATATACAAAATCCGCAACCGATATTGGTTCGCGCAGGCCGCCTTGGCGGCGACAAGGCTATATGGTGCCCGCTCACGTCGCTTGGACGACAACGCGTGCTCTTGCTGGCATAAGCGAGTAATTCGCCCGCTAGGCACCCCCTACATAGGGCACCAGACCCACGTTGGTTAATATAAGCCCAGCCTGTCCGGGATGGGCACGCCGAAAACTGGCCAGGCCAACGATTGTTAAGTATCCAGTTGATGGTGGGCGCTAAAACTTCAAGCGCTGCGTCGATCTGTCGGCTTCGATGTACCGACGCTGCCAGAGACTGGTGGCCTTAACGGCTTGTTTGTCCGCTAGTCGATGCGGCCGCCGGGCTTATCCGGACTTGCCTGACGACTCGCCGTGCCCCGGATGAGGTCAAATATGCTGCGCCAGGCTCCCGGGTTGATTTGGTCTCGAGGCGTGTGTATTCGTTTCCTAGTGGGAGTGCCCGCCCGGCGTGGGTTTATGGGTAGGCATGCCTAGAATGCTGTCGCTCCCATAGCATCAAATTTATCGGCAAAGTCGATATAAATCGCTAGGCGGGGTGAATAGGGCGGCAACATTGCGCTAATGCGCGCTCCGAATACAGAGCTCTCGATCCGGTCGAGCGTCGCCAAGCGGCGTGTAAGCCGCGGGAGTGATTTCAGTTTTTCAACGATATGATTACGGTAATCGTGTCTTCGTACGAGCCGACTCCCACATTCTGGCCACCGAATATCCGGCCGTAGAGCGTGAAAGTTTTGGAGGCGTCTTCCTCAATAGGCATGCTGCCGCTTTTTCTCAATGGGCCGTAGCCCCATATGTTGTTGCGTGCGGACGTTTTATAGACATTGTAGTTCAGCTTGTCGGATGCGGATCCTCTGTTGAGCCAGCGATTCTGATAGCTGTCACCGTTAGCAGTGCGCACCGCTATATCATAGTTGATAGTCGTCGGGGACTGGGTATTGTGGCAGCTGAAGGTGGCTCTGCCAGTGCTGTCCTTGTTCCCTGTCGATGCGTCGTAGGCGCTGAATATAAGGTCGTTTGAGTCGACGCTGCAGTCTATCGCTGGTGCCGCCGGCATGGACCAGAGCCCGGCACAACCGAACAGCAGCATGACTAGTGTCTGTCGTTTCATCATTCCATCTCCCGACAGGTCAGCGGTCCGATATGGGGGACCGCCCCGGGATTATCCGGCATCTTCGCAGTGAATCGGCAACGATGGTCATCCCATTGGGCAATGAGGTGGTTGTCCTGCTTAAGGTCGGTAACCCAGACTTCGCCGCGGCGCGCGACTGGGAATCGTTGCTGGTCGTCGACGCGGCGCACAGTTGCCCCCGCGGGTAGCGGCTCGCCGTTGGGGCGGTGCACTGTGAG
Encoded proteins:
- a CDS encoding carbon storage regulator; amino-acid sequence: MLVLSAEPGETVDIGDEIRVRVIATEAGRVRLGVEAPAELESRVVQGGPSENPKSSSTTGE
- a CDS encoding spore coat protein U domain-containing protein, which produces MMKRQTLVMLLFGCAGLWSMPAAPAIDCSVDSNDLIFSAYDASTGNKDSTGRATFSCHNTQSPTTINYDIAVRTANGDSYQNRWLNRGSASDKLNYNVYKTSARNNIWGYGPLRKSGSMPIEEDASKTFTLYGRIFGGQNVGVGSYEDTITVIISLKN